Part of the Cydia pomonella isolate Wapato2018A chromosome 5, ilCydPomo1, whole genome shotgun sequence genome is shown below.
TAAGAATAATGACTACAGACATAATAGGGTACAATATCTAATTATATTTTGCACCTGCCGCAATTTATACACATAATTATCAATGGTATAGTGATTTCTATTTTAAGTTTGGGCTTCTCAGGGGGTTATTAGTGTCAGACGtcagtaggtatttttattggCACTTATGGTTCCAAAATTGTTAGTTCCATACATAaacagtttttagaaattgAGGAGTATCTTTTCAACAGagcttatttctctatggaaactatttaaaaaaaccggacaagtgcgagtcggactcgcccaccgagggttccgtactttttagtatttgttgttatagcggcaacagaaaaacatcatctgtgaaaatttcaactgtctagctagcacggttcatgagatacagcctggtgacagacggacggacggacggacggacagctgagtcttagtaatagggtcccgttttaccctttgggtacggaatcctaaaaatcccttttgaaaagacactGCTCAAATCagatgtgattttttttctacggAATATCtgtataatattagtataaaagttgatcAGTGTGGCCTACATAATACCTATCACCACATAGCATATTACTTGCCATAGCTAAGGAATGCCTAGCCATGCGTGCATGTCTGTACTAGGTACTGTAGTAATGATACAAAATAGAGCGGTGGCCACTCTGCGGTGTTTCGTAACATCGAAATGACTCGTTATCAAGTGAATTAACCAATAACCCAATTATTCAAAtagaaaacaaacaattaactgTTTAATTAATTCGTTTTGTTcattgttaaaataatatttatcctAGAATTTTAATTAGTCTTTTCAGCTCTTCGTTATGTTGGCCCGAGGGTAtgacaaacaaaataataaatgtacataaataatagttctattACAACGAATAAGGTTCCTTTGGTATGTATAAAGTCCTTTCACAAAAATATTCTAACTATATTGAACTGTTTCTTTTAAACGCGTAATGTTGACACAAATCAGCACAATCGTTGTAATGAATTGCAAATTGTCTTTAATCAAGAAAACAAACCATTATCGTTAGTTGTACAGCCAACAATTATCATAATTGTTTACTTGCCCGTACCGTAActtatgaataaataacatAAGTCCGTATTGCAAGAAATATCTAAGGACGGTGTAAAAAGTTAGTTACCTCCTAAATTAGTCCTTAGCGGGCTCCTAACGAGACCAATTTAGCTGGCGAGATGCCGTTCATCGGTTGTTGTGTGCAAAGCTGTACTTTTTGCCCCCATCCCAGGTAGAAAACACAACGCAACGGTTTAAAGCATTTTCATACAATGCGCCCGCGGCTTTCTCGATATACTTTTTTGGCCGATCGAACGTTTGACAGACACGCTATTGTCATTATCAGATGACGAACTAAAAACTGAATCTTTTATCGATGATCACTGAGAAAAATCGGTTCGTTAAACACACTGAATACCTCAAGGCTTagttttaatatgttttgtgccgaaaaatatttaagtccTAAAGTTACCCAATTAGATTGGAACATCAGCTATAACGAGGCAAACAACAAACATTTAAGGAGTGTTCACACTGAGCAAACCGTTAGCGTTTTCGAGGTGTAGCAGATATTGCCACAGTGTACATAGTCCTGTTTCCAGTCTTCAGATTAATCCGGTTATTACTCTTTAGACTGAACAGGTGCGATGAGCTAAGCTCCGCGTACCCGTTGTAGTGCAAGATCATAGAATGAATGGTCTATTCTAAacagtattaaataaataaataataaataaataaataaatatgataggacattattacacaaattgactaagtcccacagtaagctcaataaggcttgtgttgagggtacttagacaacgatatatataatatataaataattataaatacttaaatacatagaaaacacccatgactcaggaacaaatatccatgctcatcacacgaataaatgcccttaccaggatttgaacccgggaccatcagcttcgtaggcagggtcactacccactaagccaaaccggtcgtccaatGATTTTGCCGCCGCAGCTCGCACATTCTTTGAAGGCTAAGTTGTTATTATGTGGGGTAAGTTTTGGCTGCTGGCTGTGAAGACAGTCTTAGAGGAGAGTGACCTAAGCTCCGAGGCGCACGTTCCCGCGATAATCAAAGATCATAGAGTGAACGCTCTAATTAAAACTGTATAGGAAGCTAACTGACGGCTCGCTGTGATTAACAAACTAGTGTCTAATGTGATATTTCTAGAGGGTATGGCTCACCTCGTGTAATCGCTTTTGCATAATATCATCCCTCCTTTGAAGTAGAAGGACCGTCCCATATCCGCTAAAGCTTGCTGACAGCACGTGCATTTTAGACAACCGTGATGCCAGTATCTGTCTAAGGCGTGTAAGAGGAATCTTTCTACGATTTTGCCGCCGCATCCCGCGCATTCTTTGAGGGCcgggttgttgttgttgtgtggGTAGTCGTGTCCGTTGGCCGTGAAGGCGGCCTCCGGGGAGGGCGGGTGCGGCGAGCTGAGCTCCGCGTACCCGTGGTAGTGCGGGTTCATGCTCAACGCGCTCGCAGCCAGCTTGACGGTTGGAGCGGGGACCGCTCGACACCACGCCAACTACACGCCCTGGAACAATAGAAAAGGAGGTTAGAATGGATAGGACtataaattaatgaaaacttaatatagtaaataaataaaaaaaaactgaataaataaacagaaGTTTCTGGTGGTTTCATTCTATAAAGTGAAATGGTTCTACTTCAAATCGCTGGTAGTCTGACCTACCGTGTAAAAATACCCTTCTCTACTTATTTAAAGCTTTTCTTCTGATTTAGAAATATAGTTGTGTGCTTTAACCACCCAAGGACTATAAACCACAACTTGAATTTGTTTTTCTCCATCATCCAGTATGAGTATTGGGGGTAATGAGGACCTTCGTAGAGCGCTAGAGGGGAACCACTTACGTTGTTTTAAACAGGCAGAGCGTCACTTGAATCTTTAATGCCGAGTCAATAGAAGGTCCGGCAATTAATTTCTTAGAGGCAAACAAGATTACTTCTGCCTCGTTTAAGAGAAACACGAAGAGGTTGACCCTTTGAATTAATTTTTCTTCGGAACAACGGAGTCCGGCGTAGGCCTGCGGGCGGCCGCGTTTATAAAATTTTCCAATTAGCAATTTCATACAATTAGGAGTGGGTGAAGTGAGGGGCTCGGGGTGGTCGGTGCGGCGAGGGGCGCGGGGTGCGTCAACCCGATCCAATTAGCCCGCGGCCGGCGGAGCGGCGGGACGCCCGTCTGAGCGGCCCTGTCGccataaaacttaattaaacgTTTTAAAACAAGTATTCATTAAAGAATAATCAAGCTTATGTAGTCATAAATAACCGGATTGTCCCGCGCGGAACGGGTGCCGTAATTAAGACTGCACAGAGTTGATCAAACGCACTGATTTGAAACTACCCTTCATTAAGAGAGTGCGCGAGCTTCCGCTGCGGTGCAGAAACTAATTAAGAATAACGGACGGTTTAAAAGCGTAATTAATTTAGATTGTAATTCTATTTCTCTGCGAGTAAAGCGGACAATGTATTTACCTATTTCAGTAACcctttctttcggagcgattttcTTTGTTCGACGTAATTTGGTTAATTTGTATGTCCGACATAATGATGGTACCTACGCAGTTATAGCGGTAATGTAATTTGTTGAATGTCTCTAGCGTAATTACCCGTAATATGGGGGTCATCGCTGACGAGGCGAGGAATGTCATGTCTAAAATTCCGAGTGTAGTCGCGGTCAGAAATAAGTATACACATTTGTATCTTATTTCAATGACAAAAGGAAAACAATACTATGTACAAGTTAATGTTGGGTACTGCACATAAATCATGCGTGCTTGGGTATCCTCGTATGTAGGTTTCCGGTTCCGCTTTAGGATTTTTTAGCCTTGTACAGTTTTGTAGGCTCTAAGTATCTGACTTATCGATATAGGTCAAAAAGAACATTAGAATACAAACGCTCATTCACACAACCTTtgacacaaatgtcaaaaatagcCTACTCATCGCATTCATTGCCGCTGACAAACCTACACAGGGAATAAAACATTCACTAACGAGATGACTTACACTTTCGAACCTGCAGCTCATCGttgtaattgaaaaaaaatcacttacctTGTAAATAGAGGGCCTGAGGAGGCTCATCGCCCGGCTTTGTTGTCGGGCGGTTGCTAATAAGATTTTTAAACGGCAACAAAGTATCCAATCAATGGAGCTTGAATAATGAAAACGCCACCTGCGAAGTTCCCAAGCCACCCCGCGGACCTAAACACGCACCACGTTACGCGGCCCCCGCGGATACACAAAAAAACATTCTGTCCTATtgtaataaaatccattttCCTTTGTGTCAAAGCACAGATTGGCTTAATAATAGACTAAACATAAGTTTGAGTAATTATGCACAATTGTTTTTCGTGTCCTGgatgtcatttttagggttgcgTTCGCTTTTACCGGAACTGTTTACAAATTCCCCCATTTTGTCAGTAACGGTCAGTTTAATACCAAACATTTGTTTGAATTCAATACATGGTAATATAATTAGAGTTCTGACTCTTCGAAATTAAGTACCTCTTTAAACTTCTCTACCTACGACCTACAAAATTTGGTAACTTTCTGGTTGCTTCACAAAACTCCGAAATTCTAAATAGAGTTGATATTCGGACAAAAAAGTGATGGAACTAATGGAAAGGAACATTTTCTAGCCCGTAATTTCGTTTGTTTACAAGAAATACAACATTGATTACAGTATTACCCGATAAGAAACCCCAATCCAGACACCGATAGCATCATACAAATAACGCTATTAACTAACAAAACGTTGGCAAAATCAACGAAACAAAGACATTAATACCGGTTCCGTATATCGCGTAGTCCGGGTGCGATTTAACGAAGTGCGATAGGTGCGCACGCGACGGTCGCTCATTAGTAGACACGCAATGGCGATCACGCCATGAATATCTGGCCCTTATAGCCTTCATTAGACATAGCCGGCAAGTAATGGCTTTCAACACGCTTTCGAGACGCGGCAAACATTGACGCAATCAGCCCGTTACTAGTAACTACGTCACGGTCATACATTCTTCGGTCAGTTAATATACAATGTTTTGTCTCATTCTCATGACATTTGAAATTATAGCATATTTAGGGTGGTGAGTTGGTGACTATAACCAAACAACCAAACCCACTTTCATAGTAACCCTATAAATAATAGCAACATGTAGCTTAGCTTAGCAACTTAGCTAAAATCCAATTGTTTtgattaagataagataagataagataagaagattttattagcacaaaaataacaaatataatatacaaacgaATTGATTCTTACTACTTATAACTTGCCCTCAGACCACAACGCAATAGTCAAATAACCGTATCGTTTAAAAACAACTAGGGGCAGGAACAAGCGGAGCCCGTCGCGAATAACGTAATTAAGGTGAAACCGCTGGCGAAATTAAACGCGAAAACGGAATGAGAATGTGAGCTTAATTAGAGCTGTGAGGGGAAGACGCTGCGGGCCAACCCGGCGATTAGGCGATTGTCGAATAACCTACTACTTACGGGAGCGGCAAGGCCGCGGCCGACCTGGACAAGTGGCCAAGTTAATGTTTTATAACCACGGCGAAGAATACCCGAGACAATtgtataggtaagtataaaCCTAGAAAATCCCTAAATACTATTTAGGTTAATTTATTAACACATTGAACTTAACACACGCggggcgctctgttcgtagtagggtttctggtttctcgccccttttttatttctcgagtcacgggaattctcgaccaGTATTTCTAGACTATCTCGAgaaatttcaaaaatttcaaaaatcacaatgttattttaatgtttttgctttttttacaAATCAGACGCATAGGAGTCGTATGTGAgatcaataatcaaacaaatggtatcataaattgcacttaataatcaaaaattcaaaaacagacaaaacaaaacgtgtatttttttaggtatttataaaaatgtaaacaacccacaatatggtattttattaggcaagaaTATTCAAGTTCATTTAAATTAACTCGATGTGACAAACTTACAGAAGATTTTACtatttaatatacttactaAACGTAACAACAAAGCAGCTAAAATTGTGCTATTTTGCCAATAGGAATATAACGGtatgatttgatttatcaatggtattttagttttgtaatatctATTCATTATTACATGGTCCTATAATTCgtattttagcattagaaagtaGATGGGCGTTTTCAAAATTAGGGTCCGTAGCGTATTGGAATTCCACccacaaaattttttttaaccaaaaatGGGTGTAATGAAATCTactatatcgatattttatgaaaatgttgCTTTCTTTcgatatacattatttatattctcAATAAATCACTTTAAACGTAATGACAATCAATGTGAAGATCCATTACGTCACAAATTTTAGGTAGGATTTAAGAAAATATCGAAGTATTTTAAGTGAACcagtctttatttattaaaatacaaaacaaaaataatcttCTAAAAACGAATAACATCTGCAATACTTTGTATtacaataaagttatttgaCAAAGTATTTCCAATGAGCTGCATTTTTGGTTTTAATCATTGCTTTACAATCATCTTAGCATAAAATACGTAAGGTAAAGTActacaaaaagttttttttttaattatcatttattattcTTGCAAATGAGATTGAAATCAGTTTCAATTAtccttataattaatatatattcttATAAAATCAATCACAGCTACAGTAGGAcgaagtgagtgagtgagttatGGACCATAATGTGACGTTTAGGAATCACATGAAAGGTTTACATGTGTGAAAAATAGCTACTTCATTTACTAATGAATTAGGGATGTAACGATACATGATTTCGCCGATACTATACCGATATCAATGGCTTAGTAGTAACTta
Proteins encoded:
- the LOC133517654 gene encoding LIM domain transcription factor LMO4, which produces MNPHYHGYAELSSPHPPSPEAAFTANGHDYPHNNNNPALKECAGCGGKIVERFLLHALDRYWHHGCLKCTCCQQALADMGRSFYFKGGMILCKSDYTRMFGSGGACAACGQAIPASEFVMRTNAPQQPLHVFHIKCFACSKCGSHLMQGDRYYMLAGSLVCEQDWQKLMKSANAATPGAPVRKGKVGRPRRSRE